The following are from one region of the Populus trichocarpa isolate Nisqually-1 chromosome 8, P.trichocarpa_v4.1, whole genome shotgun sequence genome:
- the LOC18111032 gene encoding heat shock factor-binding protein: MDGHDADDAKKSTADMTAFVQNLLQQMQSRFQTMSDSIITKIDEMGTRIDELEQSIDDLRSEMGLEEAPSPSVPPKAKEEPKSGNDSA; encoded by the exons atg GATGGGCATGATGCTGATGATGCGAAAAAAAGCACTGCTGATATGACTGCTTTT GTGCAAAATTTGCTTCAGCAGATG CAATCCAGGTTCCAGACAATGTCTGACTCCATCATTACAAAGA TCGATGAAATGGGCACCAGGATAGATGAGTTGGAACAGAGCATTGATGATCTCAGATCTGAGATGGGATTAGAGGAGGCTCCTTCTCCTTCTGTCCCTCCCAAGGCTAAGGAAGAACCCAAGTCAGGCAATGATTCGGCATAA
- the LOC18111031 gene encoding protein RALF-like 33, which translates to MTTSKFYIFLLLSAVLAVRVSLSSSTAVDFLPLESSSECRGSIAECLMDEEFGMDTESNRRILATSRYVSYGALRRNTVPCSRRGASYYNCRPGAQANPYSRGCSRITRCRN; encoded by the coding sequence ATGACAAcctcaaaattttacattttcCTTCTACTTTCTGCAGTCCTAGCCGTCCGTGTGTCCCTATCATCATCAACAGCAGTTGATTTTCTCCCCTTGGAGTCGTCGTCGGAGTGCCGGGGATCCATTGCTGAATGCTTGATGGATGAGGAGTTTGGGATGGACACAGAGAGCAACAGGCGCATTCTAGCAACGTCGAGGTACGTAAGCTATGGTGCGCTGAGGAGGAACACTGTACCATGTTCGAGACGCGGCGCCTCGTATTATAATTGTCGACCTGGAGCTCAGGCTAATCCTTACTCTCGCGGGTGTAGTCGTATTACACGCTGCaggaattaa